One genomic segment of Synechocystis sp. LKSZ1 includes these proteins:
- a CDS encoding NUDIX domain-containing protein: MQPVSPNALADFKVGVDNVIFSVDSQLNRLLVLLVKRQEDPFAGDWSLPGTLVRQGESLEAAAQRILAEKIQVDNLYLEQLYTFGGPGRDPREAPEQYDVRYLSVSYFALVRYEEAKLMEKNISTVAWHNLLNLPSLAFDHQQILDYGYRRLRSKVEYSPIAFDVLPECFTLNELYQLYSTILGANFSDYSNFRAKLLKLGFLADTGRKVIRGAGRPASLYRFNAQAFLPYQDKPLVFV, encoded by the coding sequence ATGCAACCTGTTTCTCCTAACGCCCTCGCCGATTTTAAGGTAGGTGTTGATAACGTCATTTTTTCCGTCGATAGTCAACTCAACCGTCTCCTCGTCCTCCTGGTCAAGCGTCAGGAAGACCCCTTTGCCGGTGATTGGAGCTTGCCCGGTACTTTGGTTCGTCAGGGAGAATCTCTAGAAGCCGCTGCCCAGCGTATTCTGGCGGAAAAAATTCAAGTCGATAACCTCTATTTAGAACAGCTTTATACCTTTGGGGGCCCTGGCCGAGACCCCCGTGAGGCCCCGGAACAGTACGATGTCCGCTATCTGTCCGTCAGCTACTTCGCCCTTGTCCGCTACGAAGAGGCCAAGCTGATGGAAAAAAATATCAGTACAGTTGCCTGGCACAATCTGCTCAATCTACCCTCCCTGGCCTTCGACCACCAGCAGATCCTAGACTACGGTTATCGTCGCCTCCGTAGCAAAGTGGAGTACAGTCCCATTGCCTTTGATGTCTTGCCGGAATGCTTTACTCTCAACGAGTTGTACCAACTCTACAGCACGATTCTCGGGGCCAATTTTTCCGATTACTCCAACTTTCGGGCCAAATTGCTCAAGCTCGGCTTTTTAGCTGATACCGGCCGCAAAGTGATCCGGGGGGCCGGTCGGCCGGCCAGTCTCTACCGCTTTAATGCTCAGGCCTTTTTGCCCTACCAAGATAAACCCCTCGTTTTTGTCTAA
- a CDS encoding phytase, with protein sequence MAPKVILISLDGATDTIVDKYLQTGVLSSSTGLGLLKSKGLSATANETITPSLTAPAHIAIATGSTAVNNDINANTFHLIANPFTSNTSGFAAPIGGYNYQSGIDPSESGNPTANPIWLALKNAGKTVVAATFPGADGVNIKSSTGIVLDKAADRTVDYTVPFGAFGGPFFTGGSGGRGFSLTAANFNVDSAQAVTGLNALGKTFYGAVKVANLETLTATALTGNSSAGYDLKVAAIDTSNDNTVNYDTLVVFDANVGIKGPSSLPSTGSAFIKVSDPKSIPFFFDGSNNKVGTAFYASTLAPDLSKVNIARYSAYYIPRPAESPGVIANVDDINNNIGFWAPQADFRFPERINTGLTQFSDAELEAIYEDQVKTFVEYQTKVLLRSIQQNPNADLVLGYIEQPDGSEHQFLLTDPRQATDFTNPNSIGAGQDAAKVARYKGYVETAYKLANEAVQKVIDTVGVDANGDPNSNIIVVSDHGFSPFHTAVSMNNLLKNAGFDSNKVRAITSGPAVNIYINLKGREPNGTVEVAEYLTLQQQVKTLLNSLVDTNPNYVNSGATSNKVFDKIYSRQVPANATTANEVINARGEFIGEDTGDVFALLSTGYNFDGVQSATAPVIRKGDDPNSQSTAVFSVPNFYGAHGYDPTLPDMKAIFYAAGPDVSQQSLGNVNNIDVAPTIEKILGVTPAATVNGTALTLNSVLPTPTEAGKTVVESSKLLANTTFATSFIPTGAAGTVNGNQVAIGGLSGVTYDAANDRYYAISDDRSSIAPARFYTFTLDKTTGAVTFTNVTPIKDAGGNFFGVNSLDPEGIALTKNGTVFISSEGEANPAVGRVTAPFVKEFNLTTGQEVRSLSIPTKFVPVVQDTNNNNVVDAGDTQTAGVRNNLAFESLTISPDQKTLFTATENALFQDGVAADVNNGTRSRIVQFNLTTGQAEKEYLYVTDKVAVSPNPANAFATNGLVDLLAIDNRGTFLALERSFSTGAVGTIANTGNTIKIYEISLQGATDISVNASLSSLTAEQLAAIAPVQKRLLLSLDSLNLPTGTDNIEGITFGPKLADGRQSIVLVSDNNFSSTQFTQILTLSADVVPTAAPLNETRPALIDDGTKPFSQRADADDPAVYVNATDASKSLVVTSVKNGGLRIYDLAGNLLQTINPSNPDIRYNNVDLQYGFTLGGQKVDIAVASDRNNDKLAIFKIDANGTGGNYLTNITDPSAATIFQGAPFTGEFDPDSISAYGLTIYRSPVTQDYYVFTSRRETGDIAQLKLVDKGNGAIGYQLVRNFTVPTIDGRDPQTEGMVVDQETGFLYIGQENVGIWKYGAEPNSSNVGTLIDKVKALGGKNLIEDVEGLTIYYGKDGAGYLFVSSQGDNTFAAYAREGNNDFIGRFAIGNNGAIDSVQESDGADVINVPLGGNFPFGAFITQDGSNDPAVLVEDDGELENISSNFKFVPFENIANAFATPLTIDTTSYDPRNPQANSLLNGVASGDTTQTSTVLWTRSNFTGNVKFEYSTKSDFSTIAGAKTATVTNPLQPVKVDVTGLTPDTNYFYRVTDAAGDIATGKFSTAAAIGKQTGLRFGVAGDWRGELAPYPAISNADDRNLKFFFEFGDTIYGDVASPALRNADGTEKSQATTLDDYRTKYTEVYGQRYGQNPWADLRASTSILATIDDHEVTNDFAGGAPIASDSRFQAAFPSDSGSALINDSTLFENGLQAFQEYKPIQDQFYGQTGDPRTAGERKLYRVNTYGSDAVNFVLDARSFRDPELAGVTNPNNPTQVGTFLAQSFNPSRTLLGRAQVDDLKHDLLKAQQDGITWKFINIPEPIQNLGIVGAGDRYEGYAAERTEILKFIDDNKINNVVFISADIHGTLVNNLTYQLGVGQAQIATNAFEITTGSVAYDAPFGPTVADLAVAAGLINSQQKAFYDSLPVANDADSTPNDKDDFIKSIVDGGLAPLGYDPLGLNNNLAQANGLINATLLQGDYVATHTYGWTEFDIDPLTQKLTVTTYGIDSYTRAQLEANPEAITSRQPKIVSQFEVLPQTIQPKSQLVVGTPGDDDLTALNGATFDGRNNQVFTGAGNDTVDLLFNAGAFGAGNNRINLGRGADTIFVNQHERVFGSDGDDTFEASEGRGGNRIAGGAGNDTFFLGHNDRALGGEGNDQFYVGTGADNLLSGGAGADQFWLVNGELPEGANTILDFQAGVDVIGFSGSAALGISPTSLTLVQAGANTVIRLGTQALGILNGIEAASLNLTDASQFVFA encoded by the coding sequence ATGGCTCCCAAAGTAATTTTAATTTCCTTAGATGGTGCAACCGATACCATCGTTGATAAGTATCTCCAAACTGGAGTTTTAAGCTCTAGTACTGGTCTAGGACTGCTAAAAAGCAAGGGTTTGTCTGCTACCGCTAACGAAACCATTACACCTTCTCTTACGGCTCCTGCTCATATCGCGATCGCCACAGGTTCCACAGCCGTCAATAACGACATCAATGCCAACACTTTCCACTTAATTGCGAATCCCTTCACTTCAAATACCAGTGGCTTTGCCGCGCCAATTGGTGGCTACAACTATCAATCGGGTATTGATCCATCGGAAAGCGGTAATCCAACAGCTAACCCGATCTGGTTGGCACTTAAGAATGCTGGAAAAACAGTTGTTGCGGCAACCTTTCCTGGTGCAGATGGCGTAAATATCAAATCATCGACGGGAATTGTTTTAGATAAAGCCGCAGATCGCACCGTTGATTACACAGTGCCTTTCGGAGCATTTGGTGGACCTTTCTTTACTGGTGGATCGGGCGGTCGGGGTTTCAGTCTTACTGCTGCGAACTTTAATGTTGACAGTGCTCAAGCCGTTACTGGTTTGAATGCGTTAGGTAAGACTTTCTATGGTGCAGTAAAAGTTGCGAACTTAGAAACCCTTACGGCAACTGCGCTTACGGGTAATAGTAGTGCAGGTTATGACCTGAAAGTTGCGGCGATCGACACCAGCAATGACAACACTGTTAACTACGACACCTTAGTTGTTTTTGATGCCAACGTCGGTATTAAGGGACCTTCGAGTTTGCCTTCCACAGGTTCCGCTTTTATCAAAGTCAGCGACCCAAAATCTATTCCCTTTTTCTTTGACGGCAGCAATAATAAGGTTGGGACAGCTTTTTATGCCAGCACCCTCGCACCTGATCTTTCCAAAGTCAATATTGCCCGCTACTCGGCATACTATATCCCCCGCCCTGCCGAAAGTCCTGGGGTAATCGCCAATGTCGATGACATCAACAACAACATCGGCTTTTGGGCTCCCCAGGCAGATTTCCGCTTCCCCGAACGGATCAACACGGGACTCACTCAGTTTAGCGATGCGGAACTCGAAGCAATTTACGAAGATCAGGTCAAGACTTTTGTCGAATACCAGACTAAGGTTCTGCTCCGCAGTATTCAACAAAACCCCAATGCCGATCTCGTCCTCGGCTATATCGAACAGCCCGATGGCTCCGAACACCAATTCTTGCTCACCGATCCCCGTCAAGCCACGGACTTCACTAACCCCAACAGCATTGGCGCAGGTCAAGATGCAGCTAAGGTAGCACGTTATAAAGGATATGTTGAAACAGCTTACAAGCTTGCTAACGAAGCCGTCCAGAAAGTGATTGACACTGTAGGGGTTGATGCTAATGGCGATCCCAACAGCAACATCATCGTCGTCTCTGATCACGGCTTCTCACCCTTCCATACCGCTGTTAGCATGAACAACTTGCTAAAAAATGCAGGTTTCGACAGCAATAAGGTTCGGGCGATCACCAGTGGACCGGCAGTCAATATTTACATCAACCTCAAGGGACGCGAGCCTAACGGTACGGTTGAAGTTGCCGAGTATTTAACCCTTCAACAGCAGGTAAAAACACTTCTGAACAGTTTGGTTGACACCAATCCTAACTATGTCAATAGTGGTGCTACCAGCAATAAGGTTTTTGACAAGATTTATAGCCGTCAAGTCCCAGCTAACGCGACTACAGCTAACGAGGTGATTAACGCACGGGGTGAGTTTATCGGTGAAGATACGGGCGATGTATTTGCCCTATTGTCCACTGGCTATAACTTTGATGGCGTGCAATCGGCAACGGCTCCAGTAATTCGTAAAGGCGACGATCCTAACAGTCAAAGTACCGCCGTTTTCTCCGTGCCCAACTTCTATGGTGCTCACGGTTATGATCCCACTTTGCCAGACATGAAGGCGATTTTCTATGCGGCGGGTCCCGATGTCAGCCAACAGTCGCTTGGTAATGTCAACAACATTGACGTAGCACCAACTATTGAGAAAATTTTGGGCGTAACCCCAGCCGCTACGGTTAATGGTACGGCTCTGACATTAAATTCCGTTCTCCCCACACCAACAGAAGCTGGTAAAACCGTTGTCGAGTCATCAAAGCTTTTAGCCAATACAACTTTTGCCACGAGCTTTATTCCGACAGGTGCGGCGGGAACGGTAAATGGCAATCAGGTTGCAATTGGCGGCTTGTCGGGCGTAACTTACGATGCTGCAAACGATCGCTACTATGCAATTTCCGACGATCGCTCTTCCATCGCCCCAGCGCGTTTCTATACCTTTACCCTCGACAAGACAACGGGGGCGGTTACGTTTACCAATGTGACTCCCATCAAGGACGCTGGCGGGAATTTCTTTGGGGTTAACAGCCTCGATCCTGAAGGTATTGCTTTAACCAAGAATGGAACCGTCTTTATCTCCTCTGAAGGTGAAGCCAATCCAGCGGTTGGTCGCGTTACGGCTCCTTTTGTTAAGGAATTTAACTTGACCACTGGGCAAGAAGTGCGATCACTAAGCATACCGACCAAATTTGTGCCTGTAGTCCAGGACACCAATAATAACAACGTTGTTGATGCTGGTGATACGCAAACGGCTGGGGTTCGCAATAACTTGGCTTTTGAAAGCTTGACGATTTCTCCCGATCAAAAAACGCTATTCACAGCGACAGAGAACGCTCTATTCCAAGATGGCGTGGCTGCTGATGTCAACAATGGTACAAGATCACGCATCGTTCAGTTCAACCTCACCACTGGTCAAGCGGAAAAAGAATATCTCTATGTAACCGATAAGGTCGCCGTAAGCCCTAATCCTGCTAATGCTTTTGCTACCAATGGCTTGGTGGATTTGTTGGCGATCGACAATCGCGGTACGTTCCTCGCACTAGAGCGCTCGTTTTCCACTGGTGCAGTTGGTACGATCGCGAACACGGGTAACACGATCAAGATTTACGAAATCTCCTTGCAAGGCGCGACCGATATTAGCGTCAACGCCTCCTTGAGCAGTCTGACTGCCGAACAATTGGCGGCGATTGCCCCAGTACAAAAACGGTTGTTGTTAAGTCTCGATTCGTTAAACTTGCCCACGGGAACCGACAACATTGAAGGGATTACCTTTGGCCCCAAGCTTGCCGATGGTCGTCAGTCCATTGTGTTAGTCAGCGACAATAACTTCAGTTCCACTCAGTTCACACAAATCTTGACTCTGAGTGCAGATGTCGTGCCTACGGCTGCTCCGCTCAACGAAACCCGTCCCGCGCTTATTGATGATGGTACAAAGCCCTTCAGTCAACGCGCTGATGCTGACGATCCTGCGGTGTATGTCAATGCCACTGACGCTTCTAAGAGCTTGGTTGTTACTAGCGTCAAGAATGGCGGTTTGCGGATTTACGATCTCGCTGGCAATCTGTTGCAGACGATCAATCCTAGCAATCCCGACATCCGATACAACAATGTGGATTTACAGTATGGTTTTACGCTTGGTGGTCAAAAGGTTGATATCGCCGTAGCCAGCGATCGCAATAACGACAAACTCGCAATCTTCAAAATTGATGCCAATGGCACGGGCGGCAATTATTTAACCAACATCACCGATCCCAGCGCTGCCACCATTTTCCAAGGTGCGCCCTTCACCGGTGAATTTGATCCCGATTCCATTAGCGCTTACGGCTTAACAATTTATCGTAGCCCCGTCACCCAAGATTACTACGTTTTTACTAGCCGACGCGAAACTGGCGATATTGCCCAGTTGAAACTCGTTGACAAAGGTAATGGTGCAATCGGCTATCAGTTAGTACGGAACTTTACAGTTCCCACCATTGATGGACGCGACCCTCAAACTGAAGGCATGGTTGTTGATCAAGAGACAGGTTTTCTATATATCGGTCAAGAGAATGTCGGTATCTGGAAGTATGGAGCCGAACCCAATAGCAGTAATGTCGGTACGCTCATTGATAAAGTCAAAGCCTTGGGCGGTAAAAATCTGATCGAAGATGTTGAAGGATTGACCATTTACTATGGTAAAGATGGTGCTGGTTATCTCTTTGTTTCCAGCCAAGGCGATAACACTTTCGCGGCGTATGCTCGTGAAGGCAACAATGACTTTATCGGACGCTTTGCTATTGGCAATAATGGAGCGATCGATAGCGTGCAGGAATCCGATGGCGCAGATGTGATTAATGTGCCTTTGGGCGGGAATTTTCCCTTCGGTGCATTCATTACTCAAGATGGCAGCAACGATCCTGCGGTGTTGGTAGAAGATGATGGCGAATTGGAAAATATCAGTAGCAATTTCAAGTTCGTTCCTTTTGAAAATATTGCTAATGCTTTTGCAACGCCTCTCACAATTGATACCACAAGCTACGATCCCCGCAATCCTCAAGCTAACTCTTTACTCAACGGTGTGGCAAGTGGTGACACCACCCAGACTTCAACGGTGCTGTGGACTCGTAGTAATTTTACGGGCAATGTCAAGTTTGAGTATTCCACTAAATCGGATTTCAGCACGATCGCAGGGGCAAAAACAGCTACCGTTACCAATCCACTGCAACCCGTCAAGGTTGATGTTACAGGACTCACCCCAGATACCAATTACTTCTATCGTGTCACCGATGCGGCGGGAGATATTGCTACGGGCAAGTTCAGCACGGCGGCGGCGATCGGTAAACAGACTGGGTTACGCTTTGGTGTAGCAGGCGATTGGCGCGGCGAATTAGCTCCCTATCCTGCGATTTCCAATGCTGACGATCGCAACCTCAAATTCTTCTTTGAGTTTGGTGACACCATTTATGGGGACGTTGCCTCCCCTGCTCTACGCAATGCCGATGGCACAGAAAAATCCCAAGCCACAACCCTTGACGACTATCGCACCAAATATACCGAAGTCTATGGACAGCGCTATGGTCAAAACCCATGGGCAGATTTACGGGCTTCCACTTCGATTTTGGCAACCATTGACGATCACGAAGTCACTAACGATTTTGCTGGAGGTGCGCCGATCGCCAGTGATAGTCGCTTCCAAGCCGCTTTCCCCAGCGATAGCGGCAGTGCCTTGATCAATGACAGTACTCTCTTTGAAAATGGCTTACAGGCTTTCCAAGAGTACAAGCCAATTCAGGATCAGTTCTATGGACAAACTGGCGACCCCAGAACAGCAGGCGAACGCAAACTCTATCGCGTCAATACTTACGGTAGCGATGCGGTCAATTTTGTCTTGGATGCTCGCTCTTTCCGCGATCCTGAATTAGCCGGTGTCACCAATCCTAACAACCCTACCCAAGTAGGAACTTTCCTTGCCCAGTCTTTTAATCCTAGCCGTACTCTACTTGGTCGCGCTCAGGTAGACGATCTCAAGCATGATTTGCTCAAGGCGCAGCAGGATGGCATCACTTGGAAGTTTATTAATATTCCTGAGCCGATCCAAAATTTGGGAATTGTTGGTGCAGGCGATCGCTATGAAGGTTATGCCGCCGAACGCACGGAAATTCTTAAGTTCATTGATGACAATAAAATCAACAACGTTGTTTTTATCAGTGCTGATATCCATGGCACATTGGTCAATAACCTTACCTATCAACTGGGGGTAGGGCAAGCCCAAATTGCTACGAATGCCTTTGAAATTACCACAGGCTCAGTAGCCTATGATGCGCCCTTTGGACCAACCGTTGCCGATCTGGCGGTTGCCGCAGGCTTGATTAACTCGCAGCAAAAAGCCTTCTACGATTCCCTCCCTGTTGCTAATGATGCCGATAGCACTCCCAACGATAAGGATGACTTCATCAAATCCATCGTTGATGGTGGTTTAGCACCTCTCGGCTACGATCCCCTTGGTCTCAACAACAATCTCGCTCAAGCCAATGGCCTCATTAATGCCACCCTGCTCCAAGGAGATTACGTGGCAACCCACACCTATGGCTGGACAGAGTTTGATATCGACCCGCTGACTCAAAAGCTAACAGTGACCACCTACGGCATCGATTCCTATACTCGAGCGCAACTGGAGGCCAATCCAGAGGCCATTACCAGCCGTCAGCCCAAGATTGTGAGTCAGTTTGAAGTCTTGCCCCAGACAATACAACCTAAATCTCAATTAGTGGTAGGAACCCCAGGGGATGATGATTTGACGGCCCTCAATGGTGCAACCTTTGACGGTCGCAATAACCAAGTCTTCACCGGAGCCGGTAACGATACTGTTGACCTCCTCTTTAACGCTGGTGCTTTTGGGGCCGGCAATAACCGTATTAACCTCGGTCGCGGGGCCGACACCATCTTTGTCAACCAGCACGAGCGGGTTTTTGGTAGTGATGGGGATGATACCTTCGAGGCCAGTGAGGGCCGGGGCGGCAATCGTATTGCCGGTGGAGCCGGTAACGATACCTTCTTCCTGGGCCATAATGACCGGGCCCTGGGGGGTGAGGGCAACGACCAATTCTACGTCGGCACTGGAGCCGATAACCTGCTCAGTGGTGGGGCTGGGGCCGACCAGTTCTGGCTGGTGAACGGGGAACTGCCCGAGGGGGCCAATACCATCCTCGACTTCCAAGCAGGAGTTGACGTAATCGGCTTCTCCGGTAGCGCGGCCCTGGGCATTAGTCCCACTAGCTTGACCTTGGTTCAGGCGGGGGCCAATACCGTCATTCGTCTGGGGACGCAAGCCCTGGGAATTCTGAACGGAATTGAGGCCGCAAGTCTCAACCTTACCGATGCCAGTCAATTTGTGTTTGCCTAA
- a CDS encoding NAD+ synthase yields the protein MKLALAQLNPTIGDLAGNAQKILAQAQRAHQAGADLLLTPELALCGYPPRDLLLDPAFIQALEQQLQDLAQACPAGLGLIVGTVTANPEAQTQGGKGLWNSAVLLGEGQVQHRFHKRLLPTYDVFDEDRYFAPGGTQGYFLWAGLKIGVTICEDLWNDEAFWGQRRYAHNPLADLAQAGVDLVLNLSASPYSLAKQRLREALVQHSAQRFQLPIVYANQVGGNDDLIFDGASFAVNRQGHLLCRAKAFAEELIYLDFETTQGDFLAGPCQSLPESEPAELFAALVLGVKDYLHKCGFSRAVLGLSGGIDSALVAAIAVAALGAENVLGILMPSPYSSDHSLSDALALAQNLGITTHTVPIEPAMATYDQMLAPLFQGTPFGLAEENIQARIRGNVLMAIANKFGHLLLTTGNKSEMAVGYCTLYGDMNGGLAVIADLPKTQVFKLCHWLNREDEVIPAHILSKPPSAELKPGQVDQDSLPPYEILDRILERFIHHHQSRQEIIQAGFEPETVHRVAHLIRRAEFKRRQAAPGLKVTDRAFGSGWRMPIAMKPSWEA from the coding sequence ATGAAACTTGCCCTGGCCCAACTCAATCCGACCATTGGTGATCTTGCCGGTAATGCCCAAAAAATTCTGGCCCAGGCCCAACGGGCCCACCAAGCAGGGGCAGATCTGCTATTGACCCCTGAATTGGCCCTTTGTGGCTATCCACCGCGGGATCTGTTGCTCGATCCCGCTTTTATCCAGGCCCTGGAACAGCAACTGCAAGACTTGGCCCAGGCCTGTCCGGCAGGTCTTGGCCTAATAGTGGGAACCGTGACCGCCAACCCCGAAGCCCAGACTCAGGGGGGCAAGGGCCTCTGGAATAGCGCCGTACTCCTGGGGGAGGGCCAAGTTCAGCACCGTTTTCATAAGCGTCTCCTGCCCACCTACGATGTCTTTGACGAAGACCGCTATTTTGCTCCCGGCGGGACCCAGGGGTATTTTCTCTGGGCAGGCCTGAAAATTGGCGTGACCATCTGCGAAGACCTCTGGAATGATGAGGCTTTTTGGGGCCAGCGCCGTTATGCCCATAATCCGTTAGCGGATTTGGCCCAGGCCGGGGTGGATTTGGTCTTGAACCTGTCGGCTTCGCCCTACAGCCTGGCCAAGCAACGTCTGCGGGAGGCCCTGGTTCAGCATAGCGCCCAGCGTTTTCAACTGCCCATCGTCTATGCGAATCAGGTGGGGGGGAATGACGACTTAATTTTTGACGGAGCCAGTTTTGCTGTTAATCGTCAGGGCCATTTACTGTGTCGGGCCAAGGCCTTTGCAGAAGAGCTGATTTACCTTGATTTTGAGACGACCCAGGGAGATTTTTTAGCCGGGCCTTGTCAATCATTACCAGAGTCAGAGCCGGCTGAACTCTTTGCAGCTCTGGTGTTGGGCGTGAAGGATTATCTACACAAATGCGGTTTTAGCCGGGCCGTACTGGGTCTAAGTGGGGGCATTGATTCTGCCTTGGTGGCGGCCATTGCCGTCGCGGCCCTGGGTGCCGAGAACGTTCTGGGAATTTTAATGCCCTCTCCCTACAGTTCCGACCACTCCCTCAGCGATGCTTTGGCCCTGGCCCAGAATCTGGGAATTACCACCCACACGGTTCCCATTGAACCGGCCATGGCCACCTACGACCAAATGCTGGCCCCCTTGTTTCAGGGAACACCCTTTGGCCTGGCCGAGGAAAATATTCAGGCCCGGATTCGGGGCAATGTATTGATGGCCATCGCCAACAAATTTGGCCACCTACTGCTAACCACCGGCAACAAGTCGGAAATGGCCGTGGGCTATTGTACTCTCTACGGCGATATGAACGGCGGCCTGGCTGTCATTGCCGACCTGCCAAAAACCCAAGTCTTTAAGCTCTGCCATTGGCTCAATCGAGAAGACGAAGTCATTCCGGCCCACATCCTGAGCAAACCCCCCAGTGCGGAACTCAAACCCGGCCAAGTAGATCAAGATTCCCTACCTCCCTACGAGATCCTGGACCGAATCCTAGAACGCTTTATCCACCATCACCAATCCCGTCAGGAAATTATTCAGGCCGGTTTTGAGCCGGAGACGGTTCACCGCGTTGCTCATCTGATCCGCCGGGCTGAATTTAAGCGTCGCCAGGCCGCCCCTGGCCTGAAGGTGACAGACCGGGCCTTTGGCAGTGGTTGGCGGATGCCCATTGCGATGAAACCCAGTTGGGAGGCGTGA
- a CDS encoding nicotinate phosphoribosyltransferase yields MITPTASRLTLGLDDLALVTDLYQLTMMACYAGEGLAEQTACFELFVRRLPPDFGYLIAMGLQDALTYLEHLHFTPRQIEQLQGMGLFDQAPAAFWQQLAQFKFTGSVWAVPEGTAVFAQEPLLRIEAPLWQAQLVETFLLNTINYQTLIATRAARLRQVAGPGATLLEFGTRRAFSPQAALWAARAALAAGFDATSNVLAALQLGEKPSGTMAHALVMAFKATAGTEDEAFTAFQRYFPQAPLLIDTFDTVAAAERLAQQVQVGSRQVRGVRLDSGDLVALSQTVRRLLPDIQIFASGDLDEVTVAALIAQGASLDGYGIGTKLVTGNPVNGVYKLVEIGGQPTLKRSQDKATYPGRKQIFRSVQADRLGLATESPLTGEVPLLQPVMEQGQRRLASESLAQLRQRTAQSVQALAPDLQSITGPHPYPVTISESLEALRQSLL; encoded by the coding sequence ATGATCACCCCTACGGCCTCTCGTCTTACCCTTGGTCTTGATGACCTTGCCCTTGTTACTGATCTCTATCAACTCACCATGATGGCCTGCTATGCCGGTGAGGGCCTGGCAGAACAGACCGCCTGTTTTGAGTTATTTGTCCGTCGCTTGCCCCCGGATTTTGGCTACTTGATTGCCATGGGGCTCCAGGATGCCCTGACCTACCTGGAGCATTTACACTTTACGCCTCGTCAGATCGAACAACTCCAAGGTATGGGTCTGTTTGACCAGGCCCCGGCGGCTTTCTGGCAACAGTTGGCCCAATTCAAGTTTACCGGCTCGGTTTGGGCCGTACCGGAGGGCACCGCTGTGTTTGCCCAGGAACCCCTCCTGCGGATTGAAGCCCCCCTCTGGCAAGCTCAATTGGTGGAAACCTTTTTGCTCAATACCATCAACTATCAAACCCTGATTGCAACGCGGGCCGCTCGTTTGCGTCAAGTGGCAGGGCCAGGGGCAACCTTGTTAGAATTTGGCACCCGTCGGGCCTTTAGTCCCCAGGCAGCTCTCTGGGCGGCACGGGCAGCCTTGGCAGCAGGCTTTGATGCCACCTCCAATGTCTTGGCGGCCCTGCAACTGGGGGAAAAACCCAGTGGTACCATGGCTCATGCTCTGGTCATGGCTTTTAAGGCCACGGCAGGGACGGAGGACGAGGCCTTCACGGCTTTTCAGCGCTATTTTCCCCAGGCCCCTTTACTAATCGATACCTTTGACACGGTGGCAGCAGCAGAACGTTTGGCCCAGCAGGTGCAGGTTGGAAGCCGACAAGTGCGGGGAGTCCGCCTCGATTCAGGGGATTTAGTGGCCCTCTCCCAAACGGTGCGTCGGCTCTTACCCGACATCCAAATTTTCGCCAGTGGGGATTTGGATGAAGTCACCGTTGCGGCTTTAATTGCCCAGGGGGCCAGTTTAGACGGCTATGGTATTGGGACTAAATTAGTGACAGGAAACCCCGTCAATGGTGTTTATAAATTGGTGGAGATCGGGGGCCAACCCACCCTCAAACGCTCTCAGGACAAGGCCACCTATCCCGGTCGTAAGCAAATTTTTCGCTCGGTCCAGGCAGACCGCCTCGGTTTGGCCACGGAATCGCCTCTAACGGGAGAAGTTCCTCTCCTTCAACCAGTTATGGAACAGGGCCAACGACGCTTAGCCTCCGAATCCCTGGCCCAATTGCGGCAACGTACGGCCCAATCGGTACAGGCCCTAGCCCCCGATCTACAGTCCATTACTGGCCCTCATCCCTATCCCGTTACGATTTCTGAGTCCCTCGAAGCCCTCCGTCAATCCCTGCTATGA
- a CDS encoding nicotinate-nucleotide adenylyltransferase has product MKIALFGTSADPPTAAHQAILEWLAQDYDQVAVWASDNPFKAHQSPLPDRLAMLTLLVQSLGYGHIQVWPELSDRRSLLSLQRAQSLWGPQQDYSLVIGSDLIQQIHQWYQAPQLLTAVTLVIFPRPGYPIKAADLAALTQRGARYCLVPAQAPAVSSSRYRQTQDQTLIPEPVKDYIQRHHLYLPWAVATPEQRP; this is encoded by the coding sequence ATGAAAATCGCCCTGTTTGGTACCAGTGCTGACCCTCCTACCGCGGCCCACCAGGCCATCCTGGAATGGTTGGCCCAAGATTACGACCAAGTCGCGGTTTGGGCGTCAGATAATCCCTTCAAGGCCCACCAGAGTCCTCTGCCCGACCGTTTGGCCATGCTGACCTTACTGGTGCAGAGTCTGGGCTATGGCCATATTCAGGTCTGGCCCGAACTTAGCGACCGCCGCAGTTTACTCAGTTTGCAACGGGCCCAGTCCCTGTGGGGGCCCCAGCAGGACTACAGTTTGGTGATTGGTTCTGACCTGATTCAACAAATTCATCAGTGGTACCAGGCCCCCCAACTCTTGACCGCTGTTACGCTGGTAATTTTCCCTCGACCTGGTTATCCGATTAAGGCAGCGGATTTAGCGGCCTTAACCCAACGTGGTGCCCGCTATTGTTTGGTACCTGCCCAGGCCCCAGCGGTATCCTCCTCCCGTTACCGCCAAACCCAGGATCAAACCCTAATTCCTGAGCCAGTCAAGGACTATATCCAACGTCACCACCTGTATCTTCCCTGGGCCGTCGCCACACCGGAACAACGGCCATAA